In Castanea sativa cultivar Marrone di Chiusa Pesio chromosome 6, ASM4071231v1, a single window of DNA contains:
- the LOC142638238 gene encoding uncharacterized protein LOC142638238 has product MNLKNLMEDKKLDFNRPLLSVRRVSSTAVSSQVDNKKKTDKSVPSIPPLPFYRSELKSGPVRNPGTVPFVWEQAPGRPKDESKAKTRALQQPHTPKLPPGRFPNVKQKTFDKFSESTAVTESKTENVVPRSQNVLSLDETVTKHESTEEKMELEEFSSSEEGDEAYLDALDTISRTESFCMNCSISGLSGLDVPDVKPSGSFSTDPQARDFMMGRFLPAAKAMASETPPHASWKQPVQRQQLRQGEKVVSRDKRSPCNHYGQNFIPQYAHNNDGEESENEADDYDGSEISSAKVCGLLPRFCLRNSFCLLNPVPGMRMQSSRNVSSVRRVRAKSSYSVSCSEPEKEQAGAAVHEQRSLNGHQKAETHEDRNELKSESNQITYKSDCEKPDQSPLHRRLQGNGKSPCQNKNSQSLHEERGFLGMPEKVKNSKVNGSNPNRKGPYLFRELLANESNDWESGSESPVVEKTLYIDSVHTVDSRKSNASSSDRKSLTDYREDNHGILAKSSEMEKTPAVDSSLEDFKHLSVADEAKMQTKSSSVEACFLSFLDRSKDDIQVQLISFSKQDQDLIRDSLSLTSSKAADTKKINQESQQSLKSGSREGGITLTSLKVADNDNIGLESQGPKKRGTRQSSHGLQIQDSVTLASSKVSDNEKIDLESRLAIKGYGNYPQLHIGPPLPKSPSESWLKRTLPTISSKNLPSRSSLAMRIHTSNQGSNTTSLESKWETIVKTSNVHLGHLRISEELTPIPEA; this is encoded by the exons ATGAATCTAAAGAATCTGATGGAAGACAAGAAATTAGACTTTAATCGGCCTCTTTTATCAGTGAGGCGAGTTTCATCAACAGCAGTCTCTTCACAAGTtgacaacaaaaagaaaactgaTAAGTCAGTACCCAGTATACCTCCACTTCCATTTTACAGATCAGAGCTGAAATCAGGTCCAGTGAGAAACCCTGGAACTGTTCCTTTCGTGTGGGAGCAAGCCCCAGGAAGACCTAAGGATGaaagcaaagcaaaaactcGGGCTCTTCAACAGCCTCACACCCCAAAACTTCCACCTGGGAGGTTTCCAAATGTTAAACAAAAAACTTTCGATAAATTTTCTGAAAGTACGGCTGTTACTGAGTCCAAAACAGAAAATGTTGTTCCCAGGTCTCAAAATGTTTTGTCTTTGGATGAAACTGTGACTAAACATGAGAGCACAGAAGAGAAGATGGAGCTAGAGGAGTTTTCTAGTTCAGAGGAGGGTGATGAGGCATATTTAGATGCACTTGATACAATTTCCAGGACTGAATCATTTTGTATGAACTGCAGCATAAGTGGTTTGAGTGGCTTGGATGTTCCGGATGTTAAACCATCTGGATCCTTCTCAACGGATCCACAAGCTCGGGATTTCATGATGGGTCGTTTCTTGCCTGCAGCAAAGGCAATGGCTTCTGAAACACCTCCACATGCTAGTTGGAAGCAACCTGTTCAACGGCAGCAACTAAGACAAGGAGAGAAGGTAGTAAGTAGGGATAAGCGTAGTCCTTGTAATCATTATGGACAGAATTTCATTCCCCAATATGCTCATAATAATGATGGGGAAGAAAGTGAAAATGAAGCAGATGATTATGATGGATCTGAAATTTCATCAGCTAAAGTTTGTGGGTTACTTCCTAGATTTTGCTTAAGAAATTCTTTTTGCCTTTTGAATCCTGTACCTGGGATGAGGATGCAGTCAAGCAGAAACGTCTCTTCAGTCCGCAGAGTGAGGGCTAAATCTTCATATTCAGTTTCTTGCAGTGAACCTGAAAAAGAG CAAGCTGGGGCTGCTGTACATGAGCAAAGATCATTGAATGGACACCAAAAAGCTGAGACGCATGAAGATAGGAATGAGCTAAAAAGTGAATCTAACCAAATCACATACAAAAGTGATTGTGAGAAACCAGATCAATCACCTTTGCACAGGCGTTTGCAGGGCAATGGCAAATCACCCTGCCAGAATAAAAATTCCCAATCTCTCCATGAAGAGAGAGGTTTTCTTGGTATGCCTGAAAAAGTTAAGAATTCCAAGGTGAATGGCTCCAATCCAAATAGGAAAGGCCCCTACCTATTCCGAGAATTATTGGCCAATGAGAGCAATGATTGGGAATCAGGCTCAGAGAGTCCTGTGGTTGAGAAAACTCTCTACATTGATTCAGTACATACAGTAGACTCTCGAAAATCAAATGCAAGTTCTTCAGATAGGAAAAGTTTAACTGATTACAGAGAGGATAATCACGGGATTCTTGCAAAAAGCAGTGAAATGGAAAAAACTCCTGCAGTAGATTCTTCACTTGAAGATTTCAAGCACTTGAGTGTTGCAGATGAGGCAAAAATGCAAACTAAAAGTTCATCCGTTGAAGCCtgtttcctctcttttttagaCAGATCCAAAGATGACATACAAGTGCAATTGATAAGTTTTTCCAAACAGGACCAGGACCTTATTCGTGATTCACTATCATTGACAAGCTCAAAAGCAGCCGATACTAAGAAAATTAATCAGGAGAGCCAACAGTCCTTGAAATCAGGTAGTAGAGAAGGAGGTATTACATTAACAAGCTTAAAAGTGGCTGATAATGATAACATTGGGTTAGAAAGCCAAGGGCCTAAGAAAAGGGGCACTCGACAAAGTTCTCACGGCCTCCAAATTCAGGATTCTGTCACATTGGCAAGCTCAAAGGTGAGTGACAATGAGAAGATTGATTTAGAAAGCCGGCTGGCTATAAAAGGTTATGGCAACTATCCTCAGCTTCATATTGGCCCACCCTTACCAAAATCTCCGTCTGAGTCTTGGCTAAAGCGTACTCTGCCGACCATTTCCTCCAAGAATTTACCTTCAAGGTCTTCTCTTGCTATGCGCATCCATACTAGCAACCAAGGTTCGAATACAACCTCTCTTGAATCGAAGTGGGAAACAATTGTTAAAACTTCCAACGTCCATCTTGGGCATTTGCGAATTTCTGAG GAACTAACACCTATACCGGAAGCTTAA